The DNA segment GTGATGGTCAAAGGGGTGACCCCTTGAAATTCCGGGCACTCATCTGTGGGTCGCCGCAGGGGAATTTCACGACCTCAATGATGTGCGGTGTCTGCTCAGGTGTCTCAACATTGAGACGACCGAGTAGGCAATGACTATCGTCACGCGATATTTCGACGGAAGCCGGCTCTTGCCCAAGACGCGGCTCGCGCTGGAGGAACTTCTGCTGGGGCAGTCATAGCGATGATTTGACCTGACTGCGGTTTGAGGACTACCCGCGGTTAGTTCTCAATCCGAAGGATCGCACTACATACAGCGGGAAGCCTCACGATTGCCGCCCACCCCAACTCCCGCCATGTAAAGTCGCCGAACAGTCGGCACCGATACCGGCCCGTAAAGCAAAACAGTGTCATGGTACCGGCACATGTTGAACGCCCGGCCCTCTTTTATCTCCACATCGCGGCGCAGCTTCGTCCACTCGTGCGCGCCGGCCATGTATGTCATCAACTGCACATAATCAAGCTGCGCCCGCTGAAGCTTGGCTTCAGCTTCCGGCCGTTCCTGAAACGCGTCCCGCATCATCAGAGTGACCGCGGAATCGCCGTTCATGTTCATGGTGTGCAACCGGACGTCGACAATGGCATTCATGTAAATGCGGGCCATCCACTTGAGGCCGTTGAGGCGCATCTTCACAGGATCACCAGCATTCACGCCCGCGTCCTCCATTACCCGCTCGGCGTAAACGGCCCAGCCTTCGACATATGGAGTATTGCCATAAATGACGCGCAGCAGCCGGCGCCACTCGGGGGTGATCCTGTTCGCGTATTCGCCCTGCACGGTGTGGCCGGGCACCGCCTCGTGAATACTCAGGCGCAGCATCTGATACCTGTTGTACTCCCGCATCTTCGACTCGGCGCGCTCTGCTGTCCATTCTGAAGAGATAGGTGTGACCCAGTAAAAGGTGCTCAGCTTCGGCTGGAGCGCAGGGGCGAACACTGCGCCAGCCACTCCGTAGATACCGCGCATGAAGAGCGGTGTCGGTATCACGCGGATATTCGAGAAATCGGTAATCGATAGCAGCCGCTTCTCCGTCACTACGCGCTGGAGCATCTCCACATCGCGCTGCCCCTGCTGCACTATCGAGTCCCGCTGCACGTGCTCGGCGCCAATGCGCGCCATCACTTCACTGACGATGCCGTTCAGCAGGACATCGGGAGTGGAAGCGTCGTGGCGGTGGCCGGGAAACCACTGATCGTGCAGCGGTAGCGCGAGGCGGTACATCTCCTGACGCGTGGAACGCAGACTGTCTTCGGCAATGCGCAGGAGATCCAGCGGAGTGCCGCTTACCTGCAGGTAATACCGGAACTTGGCGTCAAACTTTGCTTTGCCCATTCGCCAGTCACGCTGCTCACGCTTGGGGAGCTCGTCGCGAACGAACTTGTTGAAACGACCGATGGACGCGAGCGCGGCGGGCTGGGCACGCGCGTAACGGCGTTCCGACGGAGTGCCGCGAACAAATGTGGTGCCGGTGGTCCTGATGAGGTCGCTTACGCCATCGGCTGATTCGATCGCAACTCGCCGGAAGATGTCGTTGGAGCCGGTGAGGTTCCGGACTGCCTGGTCCATGAATGCGGGAACTTTCTCGAGTCGCGCTGCAAGGTCGCGGGCGCGAACGTTCCTGTCCGCATACTCGAGGGACATGTTGCTGAACAACGCCGAGCCAAGGTTTTCGGGATAGATCTGCGGTCGCCAGCGGGAGAATCGTTCCTCATCCATGCTGTAGAAAGCAAAGCCGACGGCGTTCCGCAGGATCTCGTAATCGGCCTGAGTCTGCGATTCGAGACGAGTTGCGTCGAGTCTCGTGAGCCGGCGCCGGAAGTTTTCGTAAAACGCGCGCTGGCTCGCCAGGGCTGCCGGCGAGTAATCATCGAGCATCTGGTCGAGGTTCAGCGTGCGGCCGGTGCGCGGATCGGTGTACCGGTGAAGTCCCGCCTGAGTCGCGCCGGATGGGGAAAATGCAAGCGTCGTGAGGACGAACTCATTTGCGAGCGTTGCGAACCGATCGGCTGCGCGTGGCGGCTGAGCGGAGGTACCGGATCCCGCGAGAAAAAGGAGCGCGGTGAGTAGCGCGCCCGATGGCGAGCTGAAGGTGAGCATGATATGCGCCCGAGTGTTGTTGAGCCGTCTGGAGTCTTGCGGGTGATGACATGAAGGCCATCCCGCTCCCCAGCGTGGAAATATGACGCACATTCGCGAGTCTGCTGGTGCCGGGAGGTAATGCACTGGCAACGGCGCTTTTCTTGCTTCGGTATTTATTCGGGCTAGATGACTACCCGCACTCATGACTTTTATCTGCATCTGGAGTTCCGTCTGGGCTCAAAGCCCTGAACTCCTCCGGTTTGCCCCGGCGGTGCTCGCGGTTGTCCCTCGGGTATCACTGGACACAGGCCGCGGCTTGATCTGGGCTGACGGCAAAAGTCTGGACACCGGTAAGATTGGGTCAGTTTTACTATCACAATTAAGACAGCAAAGCGTCATTACAGCGCAACTAGGTTTAGCAATTGTGCCTGTTGCAGCAGAGGTGGCCGCGCAATATGGAAGCGGCGATCCCCATTTTTTACAGGCCATAACCATCGTTGTGCCGGGTGACGATCGCGATTTTCTGGCCGGCCACGCGATCTCTGTCCTGGCTCCGTCTCCACCCCTCACCGCACTGTTCGATGGCGTCGGAATCGAGAGCTGCGGCGATCTCGCCCGGCTCGATCAGGAATCGGTGGAAGTCCGGTTTGGTGCGGAGGGAGTGCATCTGTGGCGGCTTTCCCGCGCGGACGACCGGCGCCTGATTTTCACTCCGATGTCCCGTTCGCTCCCGGAGGCCTCACTCGACTGGGTGGATTACACTCTCACCGATCCCGAGCGACTGGTCTTTGTCATCAATGCGCTCGTCGACAATGTTTCCACCGCGCTCTCGAGCCGAGGGTTGTGTGCGCGGGAAATGACGCTGGTTTTCTCGCTGGCAAGCAAGGAGACTTACGAGCATCCCGTGCGCCCTTCGCGGGCGACCTCGAGCCGCAGGGCATGGATGCGTCTCATCCGCACGCATCTCGATCGCATCACGCTGAGCGATGCAGTAACGGGAATTGTGTTGAGGGTGGATTCTGCAACCGGTGAGGTCGAGCGGCAGGGCGACATCTTCGACCGCGGCTTTGCGACCGCGCGCGCGACCGAGGAAACCGTCGCACAGCTGCTCGATGATCAGGGTGCGGTGATCGTGGTGCCGTCGAACAGCCGGCATCCGCTCGTCGAGCGGCGCACGACCTGGGCGAGCATGGAACCGGCTCACGCGGCGAGAGCGCACATGTCAAAAGGATCGACTGATGCCGCCGATCCGCGTCTTACTCTCCAGCTGCTTGCTGTGCCCAGAAGGATAGTGGTGACGACGGTGCGCAGGAGGGATCATGAGCTGCCGCTCGGATATCGAGATGAAGATGCATGGGTTCCCATAGAATCTGTGGCCGGCCCGGACCGGGTTTCAGGCGGACAATGGGAAGAACCCTACGCTCGTGAGTACTACCGGTGCGTGACGGATAAGGGGACGCTTGTGTGGATTTTTCGGGAGGCACGGAGTGGGGAGTGGTACATGCAGGGGTGGTGGGACTGAGAAAACCAGGCCCCATTACGACTACCAGTAATGGGGTCCCACCTGCGTAATTACCATAAGTGAAGAAAAGTATTCCTATCCTGATACTTGCTGCCGCAGCGTTCGCGGTTGCGGCGGTTACATGCACGGGGTCGAACGTTGTCGATCCGGGTAAGGAAACCGTGCCGGCGTTCGAGACGCTCATTGCCGTAGCTGACATCGCTGCCTGCGACTCGCAGGGAGACGAAGCAACGGCCGCTCTCGTGGATACCATGCCGGGCACGATCATTGTCGCCGGCGACATTACGTACGAATCGGGAACCGCTCGCGAGTTCGCTGACTGTTACGAACCGTCATGGGGAAGGCACCGCTCCCGAACACGGCCGGCACCGGGTAACCACGAGTACGTCACGGCGGATGCCAAGCCGTACTTCGATTACTTCGGAGTGAATGCCGGACCAGCCGGCCGCGGCTATTACTCCTTCGACCTCGGCGCATGGCACATTATCTCGCTCAACAGCAACATCGATGCGACGGCCGGCTCAGCGCAGGCGCAATGGTTGAAGGACGATCTGGCCGCAAGCCGGTCGGTGTGCACGCTTGCGTACTGGCATCATCCGCTGTTCAGCTCCGGACTGCACGGAAGCGGTCCGAAGATGCGTGCGATCTGGCAGTTGCTATATGAGTCCGGAGCTGATGTCGTGGTCTCCGGTCACGACCATCATTATGAACGATTTGCGCCGCAGACGGCCGCCGGGGTGCTCGACAGCACGCGCGGTATCAGGGAATTCATCGTCGGCACAGGCGGCCGGTCCCACTACCCGGCCTTGTTCGCGCAGCCAAACACCGAGCGCCGCGCAGATAAGTCTGACGGAGTTCTGCGCCTCAAACTGGGTGCGCGTGATTACGCCTGGGAATTTGTTCCCACCGTGCGGGGCGGCGCGACGGATTCAGGAACGACAATGTGCCGCTAGGGCAGTGGCGTGCGTTGCCGCGTCGGTGCGTGCGCGTACGCTGGCAACTACTATCTATAGCGCGCCCCTCTCCCACGGCCCCTGAATGGCGAACGTCATGCCGCGCGCGCTGCCGGCATCCAGCGTTGCACCCTGAATGTTCACGAAAAGCGTGGCGCCGTCGGGGCTGAAGCAGACCCCGGCAAATTCGCTGACGTTGAGAAGATTTTTTGCGACATCGAAGATCCGGCCGTCGGGCGTGAGGCCGCGAACGAACTGCTCGCCGAATCCGTCTTCGCAGATGACGATTCCACCGCGCGGGCTGACGGTAATGTTGTCGGGCGAATCGAGAACATCTCTCGATGGTGATTCGAACACCAATGTCAATTCGCCATCGGCGTGATTTGTGGGACGATATCGCCACACCTGCCCCGCTTGCGCATTGCCGCCGTTTGTAGCGCTGAAATAGATGCTGTCATCCGCATGCCAGCATCCCTCGAGGCGCGAAAACCGCGCGGCTCCAGCCGAATAGCCCTGGTTGAAAACGGCGGCCGGATCAGTCCCCGCTGTAGCGGGATCCGGGTTGGGTATCGGCAACCATGAAACCTGCAGAACCTTGCCGATAGTCTGGCCGATCGCAGCATCGTACCTGGGCGATCCCTTCACACCCAGCATCTGAAGCGTACCGCCGTTGGCAAGCAGCTGCCTGGTGCGCGGAATAAACCGATAAAAACCAGCCGTGATCTGGTCCTCCGTCTGATACACGATGCTCGTTGCCGGATCGACAGCCACTGCCTCATGAACGAACCGGCCCATCGCGCGAAGCGGAATCGAGCGCACTTCACTGTTTGCCCTCGACGGGACTTCAAAAACGTATCCGTGATCCCGGCTCCAGCCCTGCGCGATGCCGTGCGTGCTCTCCTCGCATGTCAGCCAGCTTCCCCACGGCGTTGGACCGCCCGCACAATTCACAATTGTCCCGCTGAGGCTGACGAACTGGCGCACAACCACCGGAGGTCCGTTCCATGGCGTCTCGACATCGAGAGAAACAGTGCAGCCTCCCGCCTTTGTATCGTACGCGAGCGCGGGAGTGCCTTTCAGCGACGACGTAAGCGGAGTATCACGGTTCTCGTGATTTCGTATCAGTCTCACGCCACCCCTTGGCAACGCGAACGCCGCCATGCCGTCGAACGCGTTTGGCGTGGGTCGCCCGTCTGACATCGGCTGACCTGACGTGCTGAGAACCGTGTAATTAAAGCCCGCAGGCAGCGATAACTCGGGGCCGGCTGCGACAAGTGGCCCATATCCGCTCTTGCCTGTAACGACACGGCGGGCCGGAGCGCGTGACGAATCGCCCGCCGGCTTCGTACATGCTATCAGGCCGCTCAGCGATGGGGCCAGTAGTGCCGTACCGGAATACGCAAGCGATTCGCGCAGGAAACCGCGACGACTTGAAGATGCCATTGAAAAATCTCACTTGACAGGTGAGTCCAAATATCACGGTGGCACCGCGCTCGTGCTAATTTCTCACTCGATGACAGCTATGACACAGGCCCTTTCTCCACTGGGCAGAATGCTTCTCACCGTTGCAAGCGGTGTCGCCGTGCTGGCGGGCATGCGGGTGGCCGCGCCTATCATCGGCCCGGTGGTGGTAGCATTCATCATTACTATTGCCTGGAGCCCCGGGTCTGCATGGCTGCGGAACAAAGGCTGGCGCCCGAGTGTCGCGGCGCTTACCGGGATTCTGCTCGGCGTGGTCGGCATGGCTCTTTTTGTCGCTCTCGTATGGTCGTCACTGATTCAGCTTCAGGACAAATTGCCCGGCTACCAGCCACGGGTCGAAGCACTGCAGCAAACGATTTCCCAGAGGCTGTCCGATCTGCCGATCGACTCGTCGCGGTTGTTTTCCGGAGACATGCTGCGGCCCAGCGCACTGGTTGGCTATGCGCTTTCATTTGTTCGCAAGATTACATCGGCGGTCGGCAATCTGTTTTTTCTCGTACTGCTGATGGCCTTCATGATGCTTGAAGCTGTGCGCTATCCGCAGAAGCTGCGCGATGCGCTTGCAACATCATCGACGGGAGTCGAGCAGTTCAACCGGTTCAGTAAGAGCATCCGTGAGTACGTGGTGATCAATTCGATATTCGGGTTGATCGCCGCGGCCATAAATACGACAGTGCTGCTCCTGCTTGGAATCGACTTCGCGATTCTCTGGGGGGTGTTGTCGTTTCTCCTCAGCTTCGTGCCCAACATCGGATTCGCGATAGCACTCGTTCCGCCAGCTCTCCTCGGACTGGTGGAGTTCGGGTTCACCCGCGCCGCGCTCGTCGTCGTCGGTTACACGGTTATCAACTTTCTGGTCGATAACGTATTCAAGCCGCGGTTTGTCGGTGAAAGCCTCGACCTTTCGGCGCTCGTCGTCGTATTGTCGCTGCTGTTCTGGGGCTGGCTCCTCGGGCCAATCGGTGCGCTGATTGCGATTCCGCTATCGATCGGAACGAAATTTCTGCTGGAGGGATTCGAGGAGTCGCGGTGGCTGGCGCATCTGATGAGCGATCAGGGAGTGACGGCGAAGGGAGTGGTCACGGGTGAGCTGGACGGGGTCAGTGCCGATGAAAGGACTCCAGAGATCCACGCCGGCGAAATCGCTTCTGAGCGCAACGCCGCGGAAGCTCTCCCGGGATCAGTGCCGGAAAACGGGCGCCAGTGACCAGTATGTTACGTTCCCGTGCAGTGACCAGTCGTTAATCTGAGGCTGTTGTTCCTTTACGGTGCCATTTGCAGACACCGGTTGATCCTTCGTGCGCCGCCCGTCCTCACACATGCGGCTCATTCCCAATTCCGACCGCTGAAACTTGTTTATGCGTTGTAGTGTGAAGGCCCCTCTGACAGCAGGAATGTTCATCCTGCTTGCGGCGAGTGTTTTCGCCCCCGTAACGGGCGAAGCGCAGTTCTTGCGCGAGCCTCGCGCGGAGTCGAGAGCGGGTCGCCTCATGAAAATGCCGAGCCTTGTTTTCCTCGACTCCGTGATGAGAATCACGCGCCGGCAGGTTGGAACGCGCTACACATACGGGGGTGAACGTCCCGCGGGCGGCTTTGACTGCAGCGGCTTGGTTCGGTATGTCATGCAGGTGGCCAACCTCCAATTGCCTCGCAATTCCGCCGAGCAGGCCCGACTGGGGCACGCTATTCCACGCGAGGTGAATAAACTTCGTGTTGGCGATCTGCTGACGTTTGGCGACGGCGGCCGGGTGTCTCATGTCGGCATTTACGTAGGTAGCGGGCGGTTTGTGCATGCATCCAGCGTTTCGGGGCGTGTGGTCGAGTCGCTGGTGGAGAGAGCGCCAAGCCGCGGAATCAAACCCTGGCTCGGTGTGCGGCGGCTCGCGCTCCAAGAGCCAGCGGTTCGGCGGTAGGAACGGCCTGATCCGCTGCCCCATCGTGGGTGGTCAAGCGGATCACCGGCACCACTACAGAAGCAGATCACTAACGCTCCGGGCGCAGCCTCGTCACGGCGCCGGTAGAATCCACCGTTGCTCCGGTCTGCGGAAAATCGAGCTTCGACAGAGAGTCGATGAGCTGCAGGGCGCGGCGTGAGGCATCGACTGAGACGTTCCCCGGATACCGCTGCCAGGTTGGGATGAGTTGCACGTCATCCGGGCGACCTCGCTCATCGAGGGTGGCACATGCAAGCGCGCCTCGATTTATCGGCTCGTCGTTTCGAAACGGACCGTGGGTCACGAGGTTGCCTAGCGAATAAAAAGCGAGACCGTCACCAATCCATTCAGCTGCGCGAAGGACATGCGGCCCATGGGCGACGACCCATCCTGCGCCGGCGGCGATCGCAGTGCGCGCAAATGCAACCGCGTTGCCCCGGTTCATTTCGAGAAACTGCTCGACGTGGTTCGGGGTGCGCTGAGCCGATACTCCTTCCGCGCCGATATGGGCAGTGACGACAAGGCGCGGCCATCGGGCGGCGGCACGCCCGACGTGGCGGCGCACTGCTGAAATGTTTCGCGCGTCGGGTGTCTCGTTTGAGGTATGAAAGCCGAGGAATGCGACTGTATCGCCGCTGGCTGTCGAGACCGGAGTGGCGAGGGTGTCCTCACCGGTCACGGCGACACCCGCATCACGTAACAGCCTGGCGGTCGTGCGAAAGCCGCGTTCCCCGGCGTCGCGCGAATGATTGTTGGCGATATTGCCAACCATGCGTGCGTTCAGGTTGAACTCGGCGAGCGCGATCGCGGCCGCCGGCGGTTGTCTGAATGCGAAGCAGCGGGTGGAATGTGGCGAACACTTGGTGGAGCCAGTACCTGGTGGTCCGATTGCGCCTTCGATGTTCAGCAGAATGATATCTGCGTCCTGCACCGATTCGCGGAGAGGATCCAGAAGGGAAGCCGGATCGGGCAGAGGGGGAATGCGAACCCCGTAGCGACGGTTGGCAACCGTCGTCCAGGTGGTGTCGAAATTGGTGCCGAGCAACACGTCTCCGCCGGCGCAGACGCGAACTCCGGTGGGGATTTTTCCGGCAGTGGCAGACAGGTCTTGTGCAGCGGCCCCGGTGGTGGCGCCGACAATGAGCAAGAAACACAGCACAAAAGTGCCAGGGCATTTCCGGATGCGAATCAGCATGGGCGAATAATACCGCCTTGTTGCCGCAGGACAGCGTGACGGCGTCGACAACTCTCGACACTACCAGAACCGAGCCCGAGGTGCCGACGTGGTATAGTATGCAGGCCAATGGGCGGCGGTGGCACCATGCATCGCAGAGCCAATTAGTCAGCGCATGACCGGCCGCGGAGGCTCGGGCGTTGCGGAGTCAACAATTCTTCAGTGCAAACGCCGCCGCTGCCGGTGCCGTCAGAGTGGCAACGGGTATCGCTGCTATGTTACCGGTGGTGAGGACAGCAACGCCGAGAATACCGCCGATAGTTGCACCGGCAAGGGCGCGCTTGAAGCGGTGGCCGTGGGTGCAGTTGTTGTAGCCCTTGGATGTTGCGGCCATCGCTGCGGTTCCGACGACGCCTCCGATTACCGAACCGATCGCGAACTCGGCGAACCCGTGCCATTCGCAGTTGTAGCGTCCGCATTTGCCCGCCAGTGCGTACCCGGCGAAGCCGCCGCCCAGAAACCCGACGATCTCTCCGCCCAGGCCGACCATGGTACGCTCGAACCGCAGGCTCCGTAAGTCGCCCGCATAGTTGGAATCCGGCAGTGAACTCCGCGAGTGAATTGGTTGCGTAATTCCCGACTGCAGTGATGTCTGAGCTGGCAGAGATCTGCCGGCCAGAACGACCATGCATGCGATAGCGAAGGTCGCTCCGAAATGTATTCGCGAACGGATCCGGGATCCGTCCCGTGCTTCTGTGCCGAATCCTCTCACAGCCCTCTCGATGATACGCGACGTGTCGATCCTCATTGCCTGCTCCCTGTTAGGTCCAGGGAGTAACGCGGAAAGGCCGGAGCAATCGGATCAGCTTCGCGATCGTCGGCTGCTGGAGGTCGAGTGAGCTAACAGGGCTTTAACGCGAAGGCCGCCCCGAACGGTGGTCCCAATGTGGCTAAGAGTGCGGTTGCGGTTGTGACAATGGGCGTTCCGGCAAAGCTGCCGACGGCAACGAGAGCGACGCCGGATGCGGCGCCAACCGACGCGCCCATCAGCCCGCGCCCGAATCGGCCACGGTAGCTGCATTTGTTCGAGCCTCGTGGAATGGCGGCGGCGAGAGCCGTGCCTGTGACAGCACCGGTCAGTGCGCCAGCGAACATCTCTGCGACGCCATGAAATTCACATGAGTCGCCGGGGCCGCTGCATCTGCCGGCAAGTGCATAGCCTAACGCGGCTCCCGGCAGAACTCCCAGCAACTGTCCTCCGAACCCGGCCTGTCTGCGTGTGCATTGAATGCAGTTTTTGTGGGTGGCGATTGCCGGCTCGACTATCAACACCCGGAAAGTTGAGGGCTTCACAATGCCAGACTGTAATTGCGACTGCGCCGGCAAGGATGTCACGGTGCCGGCGGTCAGCACAACGACGGCGCTGCTCATTACGGCCCAGCGTCGAATGCCAATCATCGGATCCGCGCTTTGAATCGTGCGGACACATCCTGCGATTCGTGTGAGTGCATGCTGATGCACGCCTAACATTTCTTCAGTGCGTGGGCCGCCATTCCAGGGGGAGCCAGGAGCACGACTGGTATCCCCGCACCGCCCGCGACGGCGAGCGAAGCGACACCAGCGACGGCGCCGACACTAGCGCCTGCTAGCGCGCGTAGAAAGCGATGCTTGTCGCTGCAGGCGCTGTAGCTCGGAGCAGCCGCGGCAAAAGCTGCAGTTCCAACGATCTGTCCGACGAATGAGCCGATCATGAGATAGCCCAGCCCGCAGGAATAAGCCTTATTGCAGCGTTCCGCTAATGCGACTCCGAAGAAGCCTCCAGCAAATATCCCGAACATTTCTCCGCCAAGGCCCATTAAGGCGCGTCTGACGCGGGGGTCTCGCGTATCGAAGCCTTTCGGTGCCGTGGGCATTGCAGGTTGCGGATGCGCGCCTTGCGGGATGCCCACCTGAACTGCTGTCTGCGCGACAAGCGATGTACCGCTCAGGAATAAAAGGGAGCCAAGGGCAAAGGCAATCCGGCTCGTGCGTCTCTTGATTGTTGCTGCTGCGCGGAGCCCGGTGGGTTGCAACTTTGCTGTTCGCACGACAGCCGGGTTTGACCAGAGCTGGAAGTTCATTGGGTTCTCAGGATGAAGAGTGGTTCGGGCTGCGGTTCTCGCAGTGCGCCCGTGGTTTTCTTGCGGTCTCGGGGGAAACCGTTTTGCTGTTGGCTGCCCATTCGGAACGCGGATAATCCCGGAAAATCAGCTCAGTAACCGCATCCCTCCGTGTTCTTGCTTCGGTCTTTGTTCGGTATTACCATAATGTCATGCCCTACGTCGAGCTCCGCGCCCATTCGGCGTTCTCATTTGGTGATGGCGCCCTCACCCCTGAGGCACTCGTAAAGCGGGCCGCCGAGCTTGGGTATCACAGTATCGGGATCACCGACACCGCCGACTTGGGTGGGATAGTCCGGTTCGCGCTGGAAGCGCGGCGGCAGGGGGTGAAGCCGGTGATCGGCGTGGAACTCAACGTGGATGGCCGTCCGGCGGCGTTTCTGGCGCGGACGGAGGAGGGGTATCACAACATCGCGTCGCTGGTGACGCGGGCGCGGGTGGGCGTGCTTGCCGGATGGCAGAAGGGGCAGAATGCCAGGACACGAGGGCGGCCGCGGGTGACGTGGCAGCAGGTAGCGGAGCGGAGTGCAGGTGTACACGCGCTCACCGGGCCGTCCTCAGGTCCCATCGGAGCGCGCATCCAGGCGTGCGAGTACTCGGCGGCGGCGCGGGTGCTTGGTGAGTGGCGTGAGGTGTTCGGCGAGCGGCTGGCGGTGGAGGTGCAGCTGCATCACACCGGTGGTTGCGAGGCGGCTCTTGCGAGTGCGCTGATTGACCTCGCAAAAACGTATGGGGTCCCATGGGTTCCGGCGCACGATCCGCGGTATGGAGATACGAACAGTCGGCTGGTGCACGACATACTGACGGCGTTGAGGTATGACACTACCATCGAGAGTGCGGCGGCGAGAGGGTTGCTGCACGCCAATGGTGAGTGGCGGTTGTTATCCCAGGAGGATGTAGCCGAGCGTTGGAGGGGGCGCGAGGAGGGGGCGGCGGAGAGTGAGAGGATTGCGGCGGAGTGCGGCTTCGAATTGGCGTGGCTGCGGCCCCCCTTGCCGAAGTTCGCCGTTCCCGAGGGCCACACCGACATCTCATTCCTGCGCGAGAAAACCTTCGAGGGCGCGCGGGAGCGATGGGGTGAGCTGAGCGACGCGCAGACCAGGCAGATCGAGCACGAGCTCGCGATAATCAACCGGCTTGGCTTTGCGGGATTCTTTCTGGTGATGTGGGACGCGGTGCGATTCGCGCGCAA comes from the Gemmatimonadaceae bacterium genome and includes:
- a CDS encoding metallophosphoesterase codes for the protein MKKSIPILILAAAAFAVAAVTCTGSNVVDPGKETVPAFETLIAVADIAACDSQGDEATAALVDTMPGTIIVAGDITYESGTAREFADCYEPSWGRHRSRTRPAPGNHEYVTADAKPYFDYFGVNAGPAGRGYYSFDLGAWHIISLNSNIDATAGSAQAQWLKDDLAASRSVCTLAYWHHPLFSSGLHGSGPKMRAIWQLLYESGADVVVSGHDHHYERFAPQTAAGVLDSTRGIREFIVGTGGRSHYPALFAQPNTERRADKSDGVLRLKLGARDYAWEFVPTVRGGATDSGTTMCR
- a CDS encoding DUF885 domain-containing protein, translated to MLTFSSPSGALLTALLFLAGSGTSAQPPRAADRFATLANEFVLTTLAFSPSGATQAGLHRYTDPRTGRTLNLDQMLDDYSPAALASQRAFYENFRRRLTRLDATRLESQTQADYEILRNAVGFAFYSMDEERFSRWRPQIYPENLGSALFSNMSLEYADRNVRARDLAARLEKVPAFMDQAVRNLTGSNDIFRRVAIESADGVSDLIRTTGTTFVRGTPSERRYARAQPAALASIGRFNKFVRDELPKREQRDWRMGKAKFDAKFRYYLQVSGTPLDLLRIAEDSLRSTRQEMYRLALPLHDQWFPGHRHDASTPDVLLNGIVSEVMARIGAEHVQRDSIVQQGQRDVEMLQRVVTEKRLLSITDFSNIRVIPTPLFMRGIYGVAGAVFAPALQPKLSTFYWVTPISSEWTAERAESKMREYNRYQMLRLSIHEAVPGHTVQGEYANRITPEWRRLLRVIYGNTPYVEGWAVYAERVMEDAGVNAGDPVKMRLNGLKWMARIYMNAIVDVRLHTMNMNGDSAVTLMMRDAFQERPEAEAKLQRAQLDYVQLMTYMAGAHEWTKLRRDVEIKEGRAFNMCRYHDTVLLYGPVSVPTVRRLYMAGVGVGGNREASRCM
- a CDS encoding CapA family protein, whose amino-acid sequence is MLIRIRKCPGTFVLCFLLIVGATTGAAAQDLSATAGKIPTGVRVCAGGDVLLGTNFDTTWTTVANRRYGVRIPPLPDPASLLDPLRESVQDADIILLNIEGAIGPPGTGSTKCSPHSTRCFAFRQPPAAAIALAEFNLNARMVGNIANNHSRDAGERGFRTTARLLRDAGVAVTGEDTLATPVSTASGDTVAFLGFHTSNETPDARNISAVRRHVGRAAARWPRLVVTAHIGAEGVSAQRTPNHVEQFLEMNRGNAVAFARTAIAAGAGWVVAHGPHVLRAAEWIGDGLAFYSLGNLVTHGPFRNDEPINRGALACATLDERGRPDDVQLIPTWQRYPGNVSVDASRRALQLIDSLSKLDFPQTGATVDSTGAVTRLRPER
- a CDS encoding C40 family peptidase — encoded protein: MKAPLTAGMFILLAASVFAPVTGEAQFLREPRAESRAGRLMKMPSLVFLDSVMRITRRQVGTRYTYGGERPAGGFDCSGLVRYVMQVANLQLPRNSAEQARLGHAIPREVNKLRVGDLLTFGDGGRVSHVGIYVGSGRFVHASSVSGRVVESLVERAPSRGIKPWLGVRRLALQEPAVRR
- a CDS encoding alkaline phosphatase PhoX — its product is MASSSRRGFLRESLAYSGTALLAPSLSGLIACTKPAGDSSRAPARRVVTGKSGYGPLVAAGPELSLPAGFNYTVLSTSGQPMSDGRPTPNAFDGMAAFALPRGGVRLIRNHENRDTPLTSSLKGTPALAYDTKAGGCTVSLDVETPWNGPPVVVRQFVSLSGTIVNCAGGPTPWGSWLTCEESTHGIAQGWSRDHGYVFEVPSRANSEVRSIPLRAMGRFVHEAVAVDPATSIVYQTEDQITAGFYRFIPRTRQLLANGGTLQMLGVKGSPRYDAAIGQTIGKVLQVSWLPIPNPDPATAGTDPAAVFNQGYSAGAARFSRLEGCWHADDSIYFSATNGGNAQAGQVWRYRPTNHADGELTLVFESPSRDVLDSPDNITVSPRGGIVICEDGFGEQFVRGLTPDGRIFDVAKNLLNVSEFAGVCFSPDGATLFVNIQGATLDAGSARGMTFAIQGPWERGAL
- a CDS encoding AI-2E family transporter, coding for MTQALSPLGRMLLTVASGVAVLAGMRVAAPIIGPVVVAFIITIAWSPGSAWLRNKGWRPSVAALTGILLGVVGMALFVALVWSSLIQLQDKLPGYQPRVEALQQTISQRLSDLPIDSSRLFSGDMLRPSALVGYALSFVRKITSAVGNLFFLVLLMAFMMLEAVRYPQKLRDALATSSTGVEQFNRFSKSIREYVVINSIFGLIAAAINTTVLLLLGIDFAILWGVLSFLLSFVPNIGFAIALVPPALLGLVEFGFTRAALVVVGYTVINFLVDNVFKPRFVGESLDLSALVVVLSLLFWGWLLGPIGALIAIPLSIGTKFLLEGFEESRWLAHLMSDQGVTAKGVVTGELDGVSADERTPEIHAGEIASERNAAEALPGSVPENGRQ